The following coding sequences lie in one Rissa tridactyla isolate bRisTri1 chromosome Z, bRisTri1.patW.cur.20221130, whole genome shotgun sequence genomic window:
- the GHR gene encoding growth hormone receptor isoform X1, translated as MPFLLYAIRICVCRTKKLSSSLLKLSDSVIADLLQGPQISKCRSPELETFSCYWTDGNFYNFTAPGTIQLLYMKRNDEDWKECPDYITAGENSCYFNTSYTSIWIPYCVKLANKDEVFDEKCFSVDEIVLPDPPVHLNWTLLNISQTGIHGDIQVRWDPPPTADVQKGWITLEYELQYKEVNETKWKELEPRLSTMVPLYSLKMGRDYEIRVRSRQRTSEKFGEFSEILYVSFSQAGIEFVHCAEEIEFPWFLVVIFGACGLAVTVILILLSKQPRLKMLIFPPVPVPKIKGIDPDLLKKGKLDEVNSILASHDNYKTQLYNDDLWVEFIELDIEDPDEKNRVSDTDRLLSEDHLKSHSCLGAKDDDSGRASCCEPDIPETDFSASDTCDAISDIDQFRKVTEKEEDLLCLDRKDKDESLPSLADADAQQPHRSTQSENRQLWPPFADSASPSVHTQLSNQNSLTNTDFYAQVSDITPAGSVVLSPGQKSKVGRAQCEGCTEQNFTMDNAYFCETDVKKCIAVTSHEEDEPRVQEQSCNEDAYFTTESLTTTGVNLGASTAETPSSEMPVPDYTSIHIVHSPQGLVLNATALPMPEKEFNMSCGYVSTDQLNKIMP; from the exons ACCTTTTACAGGGGCCACAAATCAGCAAGTGCAGATCACCCGAACTGGAGACATTTTCGTGTTATTGGACTGACGGAAATTTTTATAACTTCACTGCTCCAGGAACAATACAACTGTTGTACATGAAAAG GAATGACGAAGACTGGAAAGAATGCCCTGATTATATCACTGCAGGAGAAAATAGCTGTTATTTCAACACGTCCTACACCTCTATTTGGATACCGTATTGTGTTAAGCTTGCCAATAAAGACGAAGTATTTGATGAAAAATGTTTCAGCGTTGATGAAATAG TACTACCTGATCCCCCCGTCCACCTTAACTGGACTCTGCTAAATATTAGTCAGACTGGGATCCATGGGGATATTCAAGTAAGATGGGATCCGCCACCAACAGCAGATGTTCAGAAGGGATGGATTACTCTGGAGTATGAATTGCAGTACAAAGAAGTTAATGAGACAAAATGGAAGGAG TTAGAACCCAGGCTCTCAACAATGGTTCCACTGTACTCTCTGAAGATGGGAAGAGATTATGAGATACGAGTCCGATCAAGACAACGTACCTCTGAAAAATTTGGGGAGTTCAGTGAAATCCTTTATGTATCTTTTTCTCAAGCAGGCATTGAGTTCGTTCATTGTGCTGAAG AAATTGAGTTTCCATGGTTCTTAGTTGTTATCTTCGGAGCATGTGGGCTGGCCGTAACAGTGATCTTAATCCTGCTGTCTAAACAGCCAAG gttaaaaatgctgatttttcctCCTGTGCCAGTTCCAAAGATTAAAGGGATTGACCCAGATCTCTTGAAG aAAGGAAAGCTAGATGAAGTGAACTCCATCTTAGCCAGCCATGACAACTACAAGACACAGCTATACAATGATGACTTGTGGGTTGAGTTTATTGAGTTGGACATAGAAGACCCTGATGAAAAGAACAGAGTCTCAGATACCGACAGGCTCCTCAGTGAAGATCATCTGAAATCACACAGTTGCTTGGGAGCAAAGGATGATGATTCTGGACGGGCCAGTTGTTGTGAACCAGATATTCCAGAGACAGACTTCAGTGCAAGCGACACGTGTGATGCCATCTCTGATATTGATCAGTTCAGAAAGGTAACTGAAAAAGAAGAGGATCTCTTGTGCCTTGATAGAAAAGATAAAGATGAGTCACTTCCAAGCCTTGCTGACGCAGACGCCCAACAGCCACACAGGAGTACTCAGTCCGAAAATAGACAGCTGTGGCCACCTTTTGCAGACTCAGCTAGTCCATCGGTCCATACCCAGCTAAGTAACCAGAATTCGTTGACAAATACTGACTTTTATGCACAAGTGAGTGATATTACTCCGGCAGGCAGTGTTGTACTTTCACCAGGGCAGAAATCCAAGGTGGGGAGAGCACAGTGTGAAGGCTGCACGGAACAAAACTTCACCATGGACAACGCCTACTTCTGTGAGACAGATGTGAAAAAATGTATTGCTGTGACTTCCCACGAAGAGGATGAGCcacgtgtccaggagcaaagctGTAACGAGGACGCTTACTTCACCACAGAGAGCCTTACCACTACCGGTGTCAACCTTGGAGCTTCAACAGCAGAAACCCCAAGCTCAGAGATGCCTGTTCCAGACTATACGTCTATTCACATCGTTCACTCTCCACAAGGCCTTGTGCTCAATGCAACGGCGCTGCCCATGCCAGAAAAGGAATTCAACATGTCTTGTGGCTATGTGAGCACAGACCAGCTGAACAAAATCATGCCGTAG
- the GHR gene encoding growth hormone receptor isoform X2: MDLRHLLFTLAVVCCANDSLSASDDLLQGPQISKCRSPELETFSCYWTDGNFYNFTAPGTIQLLYMKRNDEDWKECPDYITAGENSCYFNTSYTSIWIPYCVKLANKDEVFDEKCFSVDEIVLPDPPVHLNWTLLNISQTGIHGDIQVRWDPPPTADVQKGWITLEYELQYKEVNETKWKELEPRLSTMVPLYSLKMGRDYEIRVRSRQRTSEKFGEFSEILYVSFSQAGIEFVHCAEEIEFPWFLVVIFGACGLAVTVILILLSKQPRLKMLIFPPVPVPKIKGIDPDLLKKGKLDEVNSILASHDNYKTQLYNDDLWVEFIELDIEDPDEKNRVSDTDRLLSEDHLKSHSCLGAKDDDSGRASCCEPDIPETDFSASDTCDAISDIDQFRKVTEKEEDLLCLDRKDKDESLPSLADADAQQPHRSTQSENRQLWPPFADSASPSVHTQLSNQNSLTNTDFYAQVSDITPAGSVVLSPGQKSKVGRAQCEGCTEQNFTMDNAYFCETDVKKCIAVTSHEEDEPRVQEQSCNEDAYFTTESLTTTGVNLGASTAETPSSEMPVPDYTSIHIVHSPQGLVLNATALPMPEKEFNMSCGYVSTDQLNKIMP; this comes from the exons ACCTTTTACAGGGGCCACAAATCAGCAAGTGCAGATCACCCGAACTGGAGACATTTTCGTGTTATTGGACTGACGGAAATTTTTATAACTTCACTGCTCCAGGAACAATACAACTGTTGTACATGAAAAG GAATGACGAAGACTGGAAAGAATGCCCTGATTATATCACTGCAGGAGAAAATAGCTGTTATTTCAACACGTCCTACACCTCTATTTGGATACCGTATTGTGTTAAGCTTGCCAATAAAGACGAAGTATTTGATGAAAAATGTTTCAGCGTTGATGAAATAG TACTACCTGATCCCCCCGTCCACCTTAACTGGACTCTGCTAAATATTAGTCAGACTGGGATCCATGGGGATATTCAAGTAAGATGGGATCCGCCACCAACAGCAGATGTTCAGAAGGGATGGATTACTCTGGAGTATGAATTGCAGTACAAAGAAGTTAATGAGACAAAATGGAAGGAG TTAGAACCCAGGCTCTCAACAATGGTTCCACTGTACTCTCTGAAGATGGGAAGAGATTATGAGATACGAGTCCGATCAAGACAACGTACCTCTGAAAAATTTGGGGAGTTCAGTGAAATCCTTTATGTATCTTTTTCTCAAGCAGGCATTGAGTTCGTTCATTGTGCTGAAG AAATTGAGTTTCCATGGTTCTTAGTTGTTATCTTCGGAGCATGTGGGCTGGCCGTAACAGTGATCTTAATCCTGCTGTCTAAACAGCCAAG gttaaaaatgctgatttttcctCCTGTGCCAGTTCCAAAGATTAAAGGGATTGACCCAGATCTCTTGAAG aAAGGAAAGCTAGATGAAGTGAACTCCATCTTAGCCAGCCATGACAACTACAAGACACAGCTATACAATGATGACTTGTGGGTTGAGTTTATTGAGTTGGACATAGAAGACCCTGATGAAAAGAACAGAGTCTCAGATACCGACAGGCTCCTCAGTGAAGATCATCTGAAATCACACAGTTGCTTGGGAGCAAAGGATGATGATTCTGGACGGGCCAGTTGTTGTGAACCAGATATTCCAGAGACAGACTTCAGTGCAAGCGACACGTGTGATGCCATCTCTGATATTGATCAGTTCAGAAAGGTAACTGAAAAAGAAGAGGATCTCTTGTGCCTTGATAGAAAAGATAAAGATGAGTCACTTCCAAGCCTTGCTGACGCAGACGCCCAACAGCCACACAGGAGTACTCAGTCCGAAAATAGACAGCTGTGGCCACCTTTTGCAGACTCAGCTAGTCCATCGGTCCATACCCAGCTAAGTAACCAGAATTCGTTGACAAATACTGACTTTTATGCACAAGTGAGTGATATTACTCCGGCAGGCAGTGTTGTACTTTCACCAGGGCAGAAATCCAAGGTGGGGAGAGCACAGTGTGAAGGCTGCACGGAACAAAACTTCACCATGGACAACGCCTACTTCTGTGAGACAGATGTGAAAAAATGTATTGCTGTGACTTCCCACGAAGAGGATGAGCcacgtgtccaggagcaaagctGTAACGAGGACGCTTACTTCACCACAGAGAGCCTTACCACTACCGGTGTCAACCTTGGAGCTTCAACAGCAGAAACCCCAAGCTCAGAGATGCCTGTTCCAGACTATACGTCTATTCACATCGTTCACTCTCCACAAGGCCTTGTGCTCAATGCAACGGCGCTGCCCATGCCAGAAAAGGAATTCAACATGTCTTGTGGCTATGTGAGCACAGACCAGCTGAACAAAATCATGCCGTAG